A DNA window from Callospermophilus lateralis isolate mCalLat2 chromosome X, mCalLat2.hap1, whole genome shotgun sequence contains the following coding sequences:
- the LOC143638503 gene encoding centromere protein V-like protein 3 has product MGRARQRANAQRRKQKHPGDPPATCAAVAVMGPSRARCPPVQVGVGSQAEGRERAAAKRRRGKARRKRWWRRLRETCAKNLLLPPQLRNQRALMPTPAAPATSPGELDLGAQRERWETFRKLRGLSCEGAAKFLLDTFEFPGLVYHTGGCHCGAVRFAAWAPADLHVVECSCRLCKKKQHRHFLVPAERFTLLQGAESMVTYPSNTHPALHSFCSRCGVQSFHSAESDPRVYGVAPHCLDAGTVRSMVIEEVDGEAWEQEATEEDDDDYAMQNASIETTPACPGQEEL; this is encoded by the coding sequence ATGGGCAGAGCAAGGCAAAGAGCCAACGCTCAGCGGCGGAAGCAAAAGCATCCCGGGGATCCTCCAGCCACCTGCGCAGCCGTAGCGGTCATGGGCCCGAGCCGCGCGCGGTGCCCACCTGTCCAAGTCGGGGTCGGGAGCCAGGCGGAAGGCAGGGAGCGCGCGGCGGCCAAGAGGCGGCGCGGAAAGGCGCGGCGCAAGCGCTGGTGGCGGCGGCTCCGGGAGACCTGCGCCAAGAATCTGCTGCTCCCGCCGCAGCTGCGGAACCAGCGGGCGCTCATGCCCACCCCAGCGGCCCCCGCCACGTCCCCGGGTGAGCTGGACCTGGGCGCGCAGCGCGAGCGCTGGGAGACGTTCCGCAAGCTGCGGGGCCTGAGCTGCGAGGGTGCCGCCAAGTTCCTGCTGGACACCTTCGAGTTCCCGGGCCTGGTGTACCACACCGGGGGCTGCCACTGTGGCGCTGTCCGCTTTGCGGCCTGGGCCCCTGCGGATCTGCACGTGGTGGAGTGCAGCTGCAGGCTGTGCAAGAAGAAGCAGCACCGCCACTTCCTCGTTCCCGCTGAGCGCTTCACGCTGCTGCAGGGCGCCGAGAGCATGGTCACCTACCCGTCCAACACGCACCCGGCGCTGCACAGCTTCTGCAGCAGGTGCGGGGTGCAGAGCTTCCACTCTGCGGAGTCCGACCCGCGCGTGTATGGCGTCGCCCCGCACTGCCTGGACGCGGGCACGGTGCGCAGCATGGTCATCGAGGAGGTCGATGGTGAAGCTTGGGAACAGGAGGCCACCGAGGAGGACGACGATGACTACGCCATGCAGAACGCGTCCATCGAGACGACCCCTGCCTGTCCTGGCCAAGAAGAGCTGTGA